One genomic segment of Candidatus Bipolaricaulota bacterium includes these proteins:
- the serS gene encoding serine--tRNA ligase gives MLDIKFIRENPKLIQKTAQLKGIDLDLKRLLKLDEKRRELQQEIEKIKAEKKEFSKKMSGISEAEKKKVLKSLKKQSKKEKKLELKHKEIYEEFEHLMLFVPAVMDPRIPEGKDDSENVEIESWGEIPQFAFNIKDHLELGEKLGIIDSVRGVKIAGSRSYFLVGDGARLEQALLQFAMSKLINKGYTLMSAPVLLNQAALVGTGYFPGAEEQTYFMEKDDKYLAGTSEVAVTSYHADEILNEETLPKKFIGVSSCFRREAGTYGKDTRGLYRVHQFNKVEQVIVCKNDSKESERMHEELMQNAKEILQELRLPYRVVVLCTGDMGMCKVYANDIETWMPSRKGYGETHSCTTFHDFQSRRLNMRYRDMDGKVHYCHTLNNTAIATPRILIPLLEIYQNQDGSVEIPEVLRPYMDGQKRIERKV, from the coding sequence ATGCTGGATATAAAATTCATCAGAGAAAATCCAAAACTTATCCAAAAAACCGCGCAATTGAAAGGTATTGATTTGGATTTGAAGCGGCTTTTGAAATTGGACGAGAAAAGGCGTGAATTGCAACAGGAAATAGAAAAAATCAAGGCAGAAAAAAAAGAATTCAGCAAAAAAATGAGCGGCATATCCGAGGCTGAGAAAAAGAAAGTTTTGAAATCGCTCAAAAAACAATCGAAAAAAGAGAAGAAATTGGAATTAAAACATAAAGAAATATACGAAGAATTCGAACATTTGATGCTTTTTGTGCCGGCGGTTATGGATCCTCGGATCCCCGAAGGCAAAGATGACTCGGAAAATGTTGAAATTGAAAGTTGGGGAGAAATACCGCAGTTTGCTTTCAATATTAAGGATCATTTGGAATTAGGCGAAAAACTGGGAATTATCGATTCCGTCAGAGGCGTGAAAATCGCCGGTTCGAGGTCATATTTTTTGGTGGGCGATGGAGCCAGATTGGAGCAGGCTCTTTTGCAATTCGCCATGTCCAAATTGATAAATAAAGGTTACACGTTAATGAGCGCGCCGGTTTTGCTTAATCAAGCGGCGCTGGTTGGCACCGGCTATTTCCCCGGAGCTGAAGAACAAACATATTTCATGGAAAAAGATGACAAGTACTTGGCCGGAACCTCTGAGGTGGCCGTGACTTCATATCACGCGGATGAAATTTTGAATGAAGAGACTTTGCCGAAAAAGTTTATCGGCGTTTCCAGCTGTTTTCGCAGAGAGGCCGGCACCTACGGCAAAGACACCAGAGGATTGTACCGAGTCCATCAATTCAATAAAGTCGAACAAGTGATTGTTTGCAAAAACGATTCCAAGGAAAGCGAGCGCATGCATGAGGAATTGATGCAAAACGCCAAAGAGATATTGCAGGAATTGCGACTGCCTTATCGAGTGGTGGTTTTATGCACAGGAGACATGGGTATGTGTAAGGTTTACGCCAATGATATTGAAACATGGATGCCATCGAGAAAAGGCTATGGTGAAACTCATTCTTGCACCACATTCCACGATTTTCAATCCAGGAGACTCAATATGCGCTACCGCGACATGGATGGCAAAGTCCATTATTGCCATACGCTGAATAATACGGCCATTGCCACGCCCAGGATTTTAATT